The genomic region TGCAGCCGATTACTCAGAGTATAAGAACGGAAGAAGGGCAACGGGTCTTGTATATTCCGCTGGTTCATTTGCGACCAAATTTGGTGGCGGTATAGCTGCTTCAATAATTGGTCTTGTATTATCAATGTACAACTATGATGGGTTGGATTCCTCATCTATCCAAGGGGCAATACCTGGTATTATTATGTTGATGAGTTGGGTACCGTCATTGATTGCAGTATTAGCTGCAGCCTTGATGATGCTGTATCCATTGGATGATGATAAATTATCCGCAATCACAACAGAATTAAGTAACAGAAGAATTCAAGAAAAAAATCAAGCTTCCACTGATTTGTCATCAGAAGAATTAGTGAACGCATAACAAACTAAGAAATAATATAAATATTAAAGATACGATCATGAAATACGGTTTTTTTGATGATGCTAACAGAGAATATGTAATTACGGATCCCAAAACGCCATTTCCTTGGATAAACTATTTGGGTAATCATGACTTTTTCTCTCTTGTTTCAAATACAGCTGGCGGCTATTCTTTTTATAAAGATGCTAAGTTTAGAAGACTAAATAGATATAGATATAACAATGTACCAATGGATAATGGTGGCCGTTATTTTTATATCAATGACGGAGAAAACATTTGGTCTCCAGGATGGAAGCCTGTCAAAACACCTTTAGATCATTACGAATGTCGTCATGGATTGAGTTATACGACAATCAAAGGTAAGAAAGCAGATATCGAAGCGGAAGTAACATTTTTTGTTCCATTAAATGCTTGGGCAGAGGTACAAAAAATGAAATTGACCAATAAAGGGAAAACGGAGAAGACTTTTAAACTTTTCTCTTATAATGAATGGTGTTTATGGAATGCTGAAGATGATCAAAATAACCTACAGCGTAATTTATCTACTGGAGAAGTAGAAATTGATGGAGCAACCTTATACCATAAAACAGAATATAAAGAACGTAGAAACCATTATGCTTTCTATCATCTGAATCAGGAAATAGATGGTTATGATACAGATAGAGAGTCTTTTATTGGTTTGTATAATGAATTCTCTAATCCTAGAGCAGTATTGGATGGAAAACCATCAAATTCAGAAGCTCATGGTTGGTCTCCAATAGCATCTCATTACAAAGAAATTACTTTAGCTCCGGGTGAGAGTACTGATTTGATCTTTATTCTTGGATATATAGAGAATGAAGAAGAGGAAAAATGGGAGAGTAAAGGAGTAATCAATAAAACAAAAGCAAAAGCTTTAATTGAGCAATACAATACCGTTGAAAAAGTAGATGCGGCTTTAAAAGAATTAGCTGATTACTGGACGGAGTTACTTTCAGTCATCACATTGAACCACGCTGACGATAAACTTAACAGAATGGTCAATATCTGGAACCAATACCAATGTATGGTTACTTTCAATATGTCAAGATCTGCTTCTTTCTTTGAAGTAGGTATTGGTCGTGGTATGGGCTTTAGAGATTCAAATCAGGATCTAATTGGTTTTGTACATCAAGTTCCAGAAAGAGCGAGAGAGAGAATTATTGACATTGCTTCCACACAGTTCCCTGATGGTGGCTGTTATCATCAATATCAACCATTAACAAAAAGAGGAAATGATGCTATTGGTGGTGGATTTAATGATGATCCAATGTGGTTGATCTTAGGTACGGTAAGTTATATCAAAGAATCTGGAGACTTCTCTATCTTAGATGAAATGGTACCTTTTGATAATGATCCTAGTCTAGCTCAAACGTTGTTTGATCACTTAACTATATCTTTCAATCATGTCATCAATAATCTAGGGCCAAATGGTTTGCCATTGATAGGAAGAGCAGACTGGAATGATTGTCTCAACTTGAACTGTTTCTCTAAAGATCCAAACGAGTCGTTCCAAACGACAGAGAATAACACTGAAGGCTCTAAGGCAGAATCAGTAATGATTGCAGGCTTATTTGTAGTATATGGTACTGATTAT from Flammeovirga agarivorans harbors:
- a CDS encoding GH36-type glycosyl hydrolase domain-containing protein, translated to MKYGFFDDANREYVITDPKTPFPWINYLGNHDFFSLVSNTAGGYSFYKDAKFRRLNRYRYNNVPMDNGGRYFYINDGENIWSPGWKPVKTPLDHYECRHGLSYTTIKGKKADIEAEVTFFVPLNAWAEVQKMKLTNKGKTEKTFKLFSYNEWCLWNAEDDQNNLQRNLSTGEVEIDGATLYHKTEYKERRNHYAFYHLNQEIDGYDTDRESFIGLYNEFSNPRAVLDGKPSNSEAHGWSPIASHYKEITLAPGESTDLIFILGYIENEEEEKWESKGVINKTKAKALIEQYNTVEKVDAALKELADYWTELLSVITLNHADDKLNRMVNIWNQYQCMVTFNMSRSASFFEVGIGRGMGFRDSNQDLIGFVHQVPERARERIIDIASTQFPDGGCYHQYQPLTKRGNDAIGGGFNDDPMWLILGTVSYIKESGDFSILDEMVPFDNDPSLAQTLFDHLTISFNHVINNLGPNGLPLIGRADWNDCLNLNCFSKDPNESFQTTENNTEGSKAESVMIAGLFVVYGTDYVALCQELGKTEEAERAQNCVDAMKEAVKQFGWDGEWFLRAYDFYGNKVGSDENEEGKIFIESQGWCSMAEIGLEEGMVEKALDSVKERLDTPYGIVLNNPAFTEYKIEYGEISTYPAGYKENAGIFCHNNPWIMIGETKLGRGNQAWEYFKQICPAYLEDIHDLHKVEPYVYCQMIAGKDAYKPGEGKNSWLSGTAAWNFYTVVQHILGVSPEYKGLKVDPCIPNEWDTYSINRKFRGGEYAITISNPDKVSKGVAKLIVNDEVIEGNIIPDLGEGNHKVEVIMGTTSLVDSASAEAVVAE